The Flaviramulus sp. BrNp1-15 genome has a window encoding:
- the ytxJ gene encoding bacillithiol system redox-active protein YtxJ, giving the protein MGLLNKIFGGSAEQKEEKVLPWIPLNELPQLEFIETKSSTKTQVIFKHSTRCGISRMVMSQFVEAYGFTEKDLDLYYLDLLNYRDVSNEVGYKFQVIHESPQILVIKNGVVVAHASHGAINDVDLSKYI; this is encoded by the coding sequence ATGGGATTATTAAACAAGATATTTGGTGGTTCGGCAGAACAAAAGGAAGAAAAAGTATTGCCTTGGATTCCTCTAAATGAATTACCACAATTAGAATTTATTGAAACTAAATCTAGCACAAAAACACAAGTGATTTTTAAACATTCAACCCGCTGTGGTATTAGCAGAATGGTAATGAGTCAATTTGTTGAGGCTTATGGCTTTACTGAAAAAGATTTAGATTTATACTACTTAGATCTATTAAATTATAGAGACGTTTCTAACGAAGTTGGCTATAAATTTCAAGTTATACACGAATCTCCTCAGATATTAGTGATTAAAAATGGCGTTGTGGTTGCACACGCGAGTCATGGTGCTATTAATGATGTTGATTTAAGTAAGTATATCTAA
- the clpB gene encoding ATP-dependent chaperone ClpB codes for MNLNNYTIKSQEAIQQAQQIAQGYGHQQIENEHIFKGVFEVDENVLPFILKKLNVNINILKQALDKQLESFSKVSGGELMLSREAGKALNEASIIAKKMKDDYVSIEHLIIAIFKSNSKIAQMLKDQGVTEKGLKAAIEELRKGEKVTSQSQEETYNSLNKYAKNLNQLAKDGKLDPVIGRDEEIRRILQILSRRTKNNPILVGEPGTGKTAIAEGLAHRIIDGDIPENLKDKQIFALDMGALIAGAKYKGEFEERLKAVIKEVTTSEGDIVLFIDEIHTLVGAGGGQGAMDAANILKPALARGELRAIGATTLDEYQKYFEKDKALERRFQKVTVDEPDTESAISILRGIKEKYETHHKVRIKDEAIIGAVELSQRYITNRFLPDKAIDLMDEAASKLRMEINSKPEELDVLDRKIMQLEIEIEAIKREKDETKLKSLHSDLANLKEQRNAINAKWKSEKEVVDNIQNTKQDIENYKLEAERAERDGDYGKVAELRYGKIKEAQEELEKLQKELEKNQSESSLIKEEVTYDDIAEVVAKWTGIPVTKMIQSEREKLLKLEDELHKRVVGQEEAIVAVSDAVRRSRAGLQNPKKPIGTFLFLGTTGVGKTELAKALAEYLFDDENAMTRIDMSEYQERHAVSRLVGAPPGYVGYDEGGQLTEAVRRKPYSVVLLDEIEKAHPDTFNILLQVLDEGHLTDNKGRVADFKNTIIIMTSNIGSSIIHDRFEATKDLDSAIEAAKVDVLALLKQSVRPEFLNRIDDTIMFTPLSKENITAIVGLQIKGITKMIAQQGITFDATPDAIKYLADKGYNPEYGARPVKRVIQKEVLNALSKEILAGKVTTDSIILLDAFDDQLVFRNQGDLVVEEF; via the coding sequence ATGAACTTAAATAATTATACAATAAAATCGCAAGAAGCCATACAGCAAGCGCAACAAATTGCGCAAGGTTATGGTCATCAACAAATAGAAAATGAACATATTTTTAAAGGTGTTTTTGAAGTTGATGAAAACGTTTTACCATTCATTTTAAAAAAATTGAATGTTAATATAAACATTCTTAAACAGGCTTTAGATAAGCAATTAGAAAGCTTCTCTAAAGTGTCTGGTGGCGAATTAATGCTTTCGCGAGAAGCTGGAAAAGCCTTAAACGAAGCTTCAATTATCGCTAAAAAAATGAAAGACGACTATGTGTCTATCGAGCATTTAATCATTGCTATTTTTAAATCAAATAGTAAAATTGCTCAAATGTTAAAAGACCAAGGCGTTACAGAAAAAGGTTTAAAAGCAGCTATTGAAGAACTTAGAAAAGGTGAAAAAGTAACCTCACAAAGTCAAGAAGAAACCTATAATTCATTAAACAAATACGCAAAAAACTTAAATCAGTTAGCTAAAGATGGCAAACTAGATCCAGTTATTGGTCGAGATGAAGAAATACGAAGAATTCTTCAAATCTTATCTCGTAGAACCAAAAACAATCCAATTTTGGTTGGTGAACCTGGAACAGGTAAAACCGCTATTGCAGAAGGTTTAGCGCATAGAATTATAGATGGTGATATTCCTGAAAACTTAAAAGACAAACAAATTTTTGCTCTAGATATGGGGGCACTTATTGCTGGTGCAAAATATAAAGGTGAATTTGAAGAGCGTTTAAAAGCAGTTATAAAAGAGGTTACCACTAGCGAAGGAGATATTGTGTTATTCATTGACGAAATCCACACGCTTGTGGGTGCTGGTGGCGGACAAGGCGCCATGGATGCAGCAAACATTTTAAAACCAGCTTTAGCTCGTGGTGAACTTAGAGCTATTGGTGCCACTACTTTAGATGAATATCAAAAATATTTTGAAAAAGACAAAGCTTTAGAGCGTCGTTTCCAAAAAGTAACCGTAGATGAGCCGGATACAGAAAGTGCTATTTCTATACTTCGTGGCATTAAAGAAAAGTACGAAACACACCATAAAGTACGCATTAAAGATGAGGCTATAATTGGTGCTGTTGAACTGTCTCAACGTTATATCACCAATAGATTTTTACCAGATAAAGCTATTGATTTAATGGATGAAGCCGCGTCTAAATTACGTATGGAAATTAATTCTAAACCAGAAGAATTAGATGTTTTAGATAGAAAAATCATGCAGTTGGAAATTGAAATTGAAGCAATTAAGCGTGAAAAAGATGAAACAAAATTAAAATCATTGCATTCAGATTTAGCTAATTTAAAAGAACAACGCAATGCTATAAACGCTAAATGGAAAAGCGAAAAAGAAGTTGTTGATAATATTCAAAACACAAAACAGGATATTGAAAACTATAAATTAGAAGCAGAACGCGCAGAACGTGATGGTGATTATGGTAAAGTAGCCGAATTACGCTATGGTAAAATAAAAGAAGCTCAAGAGGAATTAGAAAAACTTCAGAAAGAATTAGAAAAAAACCAATCTGAAAGTTCTTTAATAAAAGAGGAAGTTACCTATGATGATATTGCAGAAGTTGTTGCAAAATGGACAGGAATTCCAGTAACAAAAATGATACAAAGCGAGCGTGAAAAACTACTTAAATTAGAAGATGAATTACACAAACGCGTTGTAGGTCAAGAAGAAGCCATAGTTGCTGTTAGTGATGCTGTAAGACGAAGTAGAGCAGGTTTACAAAACCCTAAAAAACCAATTGGTACATTCCTTTTCTTAGGAACCACAGGTGTTGGTAAAACAGAACTTGCAAAAGCTTTAGCAGAGTATTTATTTGATGATGAAAACGCCATGACACGTATTGATATGAGTGAATATCAAGAACGTCATGCGGTAAGTAGATTGGTTGGTGCACCTCCAGGATATGTGGGTTATGATGAAGGTGGTCAATTAACAGAGGCTGTACGTAGAAAACCTTACTCTGTAGTGCTTTTAGATGAGATTGAAAAAGCGCATCCCGATACATTTAACATCTTATTGCAAGTGTTAGATGAAGGACATTTAACAGATAATAAAGGACGTGTGGCAGACTTTAAAAACACCATAATTATTATGACATCCAATATAGGAAGTTCTATAATTCATGATCGATTTGAAGCTACAAAAGACCTAGATTCTGCTATTGAAGCTGCGAAAGTAGATGTATTAGCATTGTTAAAACAAAGTGTTAGACCCGAGTTTTTAAACCGTATTGACGACACAATTATGTTTACACCTTTAAGTAAAGAAAACATTACTGCTATTGTTGGTTTACAAATAAAAGGGATTACAAAAATGATAGCACAACAAGGTATTACGTTTGATGCTACACCAGACGCTATAAAATATTTAGCCGATAAAGGTTATAATCCAGAATATGGTGCACGACCAGTAAAACGAGTAATACAAAAAGAAGTTTTAAATGCCTTAAGTAAAGAAATTTTGGCAGGAAAAGTAACAACCGATAGCATTATTTTACTTGATGCTTTTGATGATCAGTTAGTTTTTAGAAATCAAGGTGATTTGGTTGTAGAAGAGTTTTAG
- the mqo gene encoding malate dehydrogenase (quinone), with translation MNVDKDYDLICVGGGIMSATLALLVKTLKPDLKVLILERLSAVGLESSAAWNNAGTGHSALCELNYTPENEDGSINCEKAFKICKQFEVSKQFWSYLVNKNLIDSPEDFIKPVPHYSWVKGKENSEYLKSRFKALKNHFMFQDMEFTTGIKKMSEWFPLIMEDRSDDEIMAATRIERGAEMNFGVLTKKLFEILETKYNTPVHCNEEVLDIDPDEEVEWSVEVKNLKTDRKLYLDAKHVFIGAGGGSLLLLQKVEIEEKEGYGGFPVSGEWLVCKNKAIINQHYAKVYSKAGIGDPPMSTPHLDTRFINGKRELLFGPFAGFSPKFLKEGSYFDLASSIKSDNIKPMLGAFWDNLPLTKYLIEQVTASHEDRMDDLRKFVKNAKSEDWEILVAGQRVQIIKKDEYEKGVLQFGTEVVRSKNGSITALLGASPGASTATSIMLEVFEIAFPEIVNSEKGKRLLKDIVPVWKEELTPELFKETLENSKKALKL, from the coding sequence ATGAATGTAGATAAAGATTACGATTTAATTTGTGTTGGTGGTGGTATAATGAGTGCTACATTGGCTTTATTGGTTAAAACTCTTAAACCCGATTTAAAAGTGCTTATTTTAGAACGATTAAGTGCAGTTGGTTTAGAAAGTTCTGCAGCTTGGAATAATGCCGGTACAGGTCATTCTGCTTTATGTGAGCTTAATTATACGCCAGAAAACGAAGATGGGTCTATCAATTGTGAAAAAGCTTTTAAAATTTGTAAACAGTTTGAAGTATCAAAACAATTTTGGTCGTATCTGGTAAATAAAAATTTAATTGACTCGCCAGAAGATTTTATTAAACCTGTTCCGCATTACAGTTGGGTAAAAGGAAAAGAGAATTCAGAATATTTAAAAAGCAGGTTTAAGGCTTTAAAAAATCATTTTATGTTTCAGGATATGGAGTTTACCACGGGTATTAAAAAAATGAGCGAGTGGTTTCCTTTAATAATGGAAGATAGGAGTGATGATGAAATTATGGCAGCCACCAGAATAGAACGTGGAGCCGAAATGAATTTTGGTGTATTAACAAAAAAACTATTTGAAATACTAGAAACAAAATATAACACTCCTGTTCATTGCAATGAAGAAGTTTTAGATATTGATCCCGATGAGGAAGTTGAATGGTCTGTAGAAGTTAAAAACTTAAAAACAGATCGTAAACTATATTTAGATGCTAAACATGTTTTTATTGGAGCAGGAGGAGGAAGTTTACTTTTGTTACAAAAGGTAGAAATTGAAGAAAAGGAAGGTTACGGAGGATTTCCTGTTAGTGGTGAATGGTTAGTTTGTAAAAATAAAGCTATTATAAATCAACATTATGCTAAAGTTTATAGTAAAGCAGGAATTGGGGATCCACCAATGTCTACACCGCATTTAGATACGCGATTCATTAACGGAAAACGAGAATTGTTATTTGGTCCTTTTGCTGGTTTTAGTCCAAAGTTTTTAAAAGAAGGGTCTTATTTTGATTTAGCTAGCTCAATAAAGTCTGATAATATAAAGCCAATGCTTGGAGCGTTTTGGGATAATTTACCATTAACAAAATATCTTATAGAACAAGTAACTGCATCTCATGAAGACAGAATGGATGATTTGCGAAAATTTGTAAAAAATGCTAAAAGTGAGGATTGGGAAATTTTAGTTGCAGGACAACGGGTACAAATTATAAAAAAGGATGAATATGAAAAAGGTGTTTTACAATTTGGAACCGAAGTAGTGAGGAGTAAAAATGGAAGTATAACCGCTTTGTTAGGAGCTTCTCCTGGAGCATCAACAGCTACAAGCATTATGTTAGAAGTTTTTGAAATTGCTTTTCCTGAAATAGTTAATTCTGAAAAAGGAAAACGGTTGTTAAAAGATATAGTTCCTGTTTGGAAAGAAGAATTAACACCAGAATTATTTAAGGAAACCCTTGAAAATTCTAAAAAAGCATTGAAGTTGTAA
- a CDS encoding TetR/AcrR family transcriptional regulator, whose translation MSTKSQLTAKYIIEVSAPIFNKNGYAATSLNDITKATGLTKGAIYGNFKNKEDLAYASFKYMVKSLMKPLSEHLKLSKSPIQKLFLITDFYRNYYPFSKQLGGCPVLNIGVDANNSNSDLLNKVRDTIQRIQDKLCSIIETGIEEGEISTEINAMQYAKRIDTMIQGAIFMTYTMNDEYYMNDTMNQIDEIITNELKL comes from the coding sequence ATGAGCACAAAATCTCAACTTACAGCAAAATATATCATAGAAGTTTCTGCTCCTATATTCAATAAAAATGGGTATGCAGCTACAAGTTTAAATGATATTACAAAAGCAACGGGTTTAACAAAAGGCGCAATATATGGGAACTTTAAAAACAAAGAAGATCTCGCCTACGCATCGTTTAAGTATATGGTAAAGTCTTTAATGAAACCGTTATCTGAACACCTTAAACTAAGTAAATCACCAATTCAAAAACTATTTTTAATAACCGATTTCTATAGAAATTATTATCCGTTTAGCAAGCAATTAGGTGGTTGCCCTGTATTAAATATAGGTGTTGATGCAAATAATAGTAATTCAGATTTACTTAATAAGGTGAGAGATACTATTCAGCGAATTCAGGACAAACTCTGTTCAATTATTGAAACTGGTATAGAAGAAGGAGAAATTTCTACTGAAATTAATGCTATGCAATATGCTAAACGTATAGATACCATGATACAAGGCGCTATTTTTATGACATATACCATGAATGATGAGTATTATATGAATGATACCATGAATCAAATAGACGAAATTATTACTAACGAACTTAAACTCTAA
- a CDS encoding thioesterase family protein, whose product MKPLPNVLQSKTKIRFQDCDPFNHLNNGSYINYFMNHREDVLLKHYGLDIYEMAKTKGKSWVSSSNQIAYLKPAFLMENVIIESQLIKYSDNELNVEMRMYNEDKSHLKSIIWCGFVHFNLLAQKRETHNEDLMQLFDTVNNSTHANTFEERLLHLKQKLVKS is encoded by the coding sequence ATGAAACCACTTCCAAACGTATTACAAAGCAAAACAAAAATAAGATTTCAAGATTGCGACCCATTTAATCATCTTAACAATGGTAGCTATATTAACTACTTTATGAATCATAGAGAAGATGTACTACTAAAACATTACGGATTAGACATCTATGAAATGGCTAAAACAAAGGGTAAAAGTTGGGTGTCTAGCAGCAACCAAATTGCTTACTTAAAACCAGCATTTCTTATGGAAAATGTAATAATAGAATCGCAATTAATTAAATATTCTGATAATGAATTGAACGTTGAAATGCGCATGTATAATGAAGATAAAAGTCATTTAAAATCTATTATTTGGTGCGGATTTGTACATTTCAATTTATTGGCGCAAAAGCGTGAAACCCACAATGAGGATTTAATGCAATTATTTGATACTGTTAATAACTCTACACATGCCAATACTTTTGAAGAACGCCTTCTTCATTTGAAACAAAAACTAGTAAAAAGTTAA
- the deoC gene encoding deoxyribose-phosphate aldolase — protein sequence MNISKYIDYTLLKSTTTEHEIIELCQKAKENNYHSVCVNSCYVSLAKQLLADTEVKVCTVVGFPLGAMSTHSKAFEAKKAVEDGANEIDMVINLGYLKSRNYVSVLRDISDVKFAISNTPLKVIIEISELNKNEIIKACEICLDAKADFVKTSTGFAKSGATLTAVKIIKKTVKNRAKIKASGGISDYETALKYIEAGADRIGTSSEILEPANNNSQIRNSKIYKQYIDNMQKTGLTKTSSTV from the coding sequence ATGAATATATCCAAGTACATAGATTACACTCTTTTAAAATCAACAACAACAGAACATGAAATTATAGAACTTTGTCAAAAAGCAAAGGAAAATAATTATCATAGTGTATGTGTTAACAGCTGCTATGTTTCTTTAGCAAAACAGTTATTGGCTGATACAGAAGTTAAAGTGTGTACTGTAGTTGGATTCCCTCTTGGTGCTATGTCTACACATTCAAAAGCCTTTGAAGCAAAAAAAGCTGTTGAAGACGGAGCAAATGAAATTGATATGGTTATCAATTTAGGCTACCTAAAAAGTAGAAATTATGTATCAGTTTTAAGAGATATTAGCGATGTAAAATTTGCTATTAGTAATACACCTTTAAAAGTCATCATAGAAATATCCGAATTAAATAAAAACGAAATTATTAAAGCTTGTGAAATCTGTTTAGATGCAAAAGCAGATTTTGTTAAAACTTCTACTGGTTTTGCTAAAAGCGGTGCTACATTAACTGCTGTTAAGATTATAAAGAAAACTGTAAAAAATCGAGCTAAAATAAAAGCTTCTGGCGGTATTAGCGACTATGAAACTGCATTAAAATATATTGAAGCAGGTGCTGATAGAATTGGAACATCTTCTGAAATATTAGAACCAGCAAATAATAACTCTCAAATTAGAAATTCCAAAATATACAAACAGTATATTGATAACATGCAAAAAACTGGTCTAACAAAAACAAGTTCTACCGTATAA
- the deoC gene encoding deoxyribose-phosphate aldolase: protein MNSINNYIDHTLLKATATKTEIIKLCQEAKEHNFFSVCVNSCYAALAKAELKNSNVKVCCVIGFPLGAMSTKSKVEEAKAALNDGADEIDMVINIGLLKSKDFDAVWKDIEGVKRIMPNNTLKVILETCYLEELEIIKASELAIQSGADFIKTSTGFGSGGATIHDVEIMKSVAKNEIKIKASGGIKDQKTALEYINLGVQRLGTSSGITILKDESSNSNY, encoded by the coding sequence ATGAATTCTATAAACAATTATATAGACCACACGCTTTTAAAGGCTACAGCTACTAAAACCGAAATCATTAAGCTTTGCCAAGAAGCAAAAGAACATAACTTTTTTTCAGTTTGTGTTAATAGCTGTTATGCAGCTTTAGCCAAAGCAGAGCTTAAAAATAGTAATGTTAAAGTTTGCTGCGTTATTGGTTTTCCTCTTGGTGCCATGAGCACTAAGTCCAAAGTTGAAGAAGCCAAAGCTGCTTTAAATGATGGTGCGGATGAAATTGATATGGTAATCAATATAGGATTACTAAAAAGTAAAGATTTTGATGCGGTTTGGAAAGATATTGAAGGTGTAAAACGTATTATGCCTAACAATACACTTAAGGTTATTTTAGAAACTTGCTATCTTGAAGAATTAGAAATCATAAAAGCTAGCGAGCTTGCTATACAAAGTGGAGCCGATTTTATAAAAACCTCTACCGGTTTTGGAAGTGGTGGCGCTACCATTCATGATGTAGAAATCATGAAAAGTGTTGCTAAAAATGAAATTAAAATAAAAGCTTCAGGCGGTATAAAAGACCAAAAAACAGCTTTAGAATACATAAATCTAGGTGTACAGCGCCTTGGGACATCCTCTGGAATTACAATTCTTAAAGATGAATCATCAAATTCTAATTATTAA
- a CDS encoding DUF6503 family protein — MNKFFFFFISLILILSCEQDVKDANLIINKSIEVSGGNLFKNATIAFDFRDRHYKAIRNNWKFQLERTFKDSLNVIQDVLDNKGFKRFVNDTLVHVPDSMAVKYTASVNSVHYFSVLPFGLNDKAVNKISLGNFKIKGNNYHKIKVTFNEEGGGEDFDDVFIYWVNAETFKVDYLAYSYAESDGVGLRFREAYNERFINGIRLVDYNNYKPKDKNTFLENLDAVFEEGKLELLSKIELENISVQINTVE; from the coding sequence ATGAACAAATTCTTTTTCTTTTTTATATCTTTAATTTTGATTTTAAGCTGCGAGCAAGACGTTAAAGATGCTAACTTAATTATCAATAAGTCGATTGAAGTTAGTGGAGGGAATCTATTTAAAAATGCAACTATAGCTTTCGATTTTAGAGATAGACATTACAAGGCTATTCGTAACAATTGGAAATTTCAATTAGAAAGAACGTTTAAAGACTCTTTAAATGTTATTCAAGATGTTTTAGATAATAAAGGTTTTAAAAGATTTGTAAATGATACTTTAGTTCATGTTCCAGATTCCATGGCTGTAAAATATACAGCTTCGGTAAACTCTGTACACTATTTCTCGGTGTTGCCTTTTGGGTTGAATGATAAAGCAGTGAATAAGATATCTTTAGGTAACTTTAAAATAAAGGGAAATAACTATCATAAAATAAAAGTTACTTTTAATGAAGAAGGTGGAGGTGAAGATTTTGATGATGTATTTATCTATTGGGTAAATGCGGAAACATTTAAAGTAGATTATTTAGCTTATTCTTATGCGGAAAGCGACGGTGTGGGTTTACGTTTTCGTGAAGCTTACAACGAAAGGTTTATAAATGGTATTAGATTAGTAGATTATAATAACTACAAGCCAAAAGATAAAAATACATTTTTAGAAAACTTAGATGCTGTTTTTGAAGAAGGTAAATTAGAACTACTTTCAAAAATAGAATTAGAAAATATATCTGTTCAGATTAATACTGTTGAATAG
- a CDS encoding biotin-dependent carboxyltransferase family protein, translating into MIKVLKPGFYSTIQDFGRSGFQEFGVPYSGVMDKKAAALANALLGNNENDAVLEITMMGPTLQFKSQTYIAISGADMSAKINNQAIQLNKIISVKPDDVLSFGKLITGFRSYLAVSGGFKTETVMNSKSMYQNITKQFILRKNDEIAILESSKFDGIQNASVKIDSSYISSKTIEVFKGTEFDCLSKNQQDILFSKDFTISKDNNRMAYQLNETLSNNLKPIITSAVLPGTIQLTPSGKLIVLMRDCQTTGGYPRVLQLKESAISILAQKFTGNTISFKLNSKY; encoded by the coding sequence ATGATTAAGGTTTTAAAGCCAGGTTTTTATTCTACCATTCAAGATTTTGGACGTTCTGGTTTTCAAGAATTTGGTGTGCCTTATTCTGGTGTTATGGATAAAAAAGCTGCAGCTTTAGCAAATGCATTGTTAGGTAATAATGAAAATGATGCTGTTTTAGAAATAACCATGATGGGACCAACGCTTCAATTTAAATCACAAACGTATATTGCTATTTCTGGGGCAGATATGTCTGCAAAGATTAATAATCAGGCGATTCAATTAAATAAAATAATAAGCGTTAAACCAGATGATGTTTTATCCTTTGGTAAATTAATTACAGGATTTCGTTCTTATTTGGCAGTTTCAGGTGGTTTTAAGACAGAAACTGTTATGAATAGTAAAAGTATGTATCAAAACATAACTAAACAGTTTATACTTCGTAAAAACGATGAAATTGCTATTTTAGAATCCTCTAAATTTGATGGTATTCAAAATGCTTCGGTAAAAATTGATTCATCTTACATCAGTTCTAAAACTATTGAAGTTTTTAAAGGGACAGAATTTGATTGCCTTTCTAAAAATCAACAAGACATATTGTTTTCAAAGGATTTTACTATTTCAAAAGATAACAATAGAATGGCTTATCAATTAAATGAAACTTTAAGTAATAATTTAAAACCTATAATTACATCGGCGGTACTTCCAGGAACTATTCAATTAACTCCTTCTGGAAAGCTTATTGTTTTAATGCGTGATTGCCAAACTACAGGAGGTTACCCACGTGTGTTACAGTTAAAAGAATCTGCTATTAGTATTCTAGCTCAAAAGTTTACGGGTAATACTATTAGTTTTAAGCTTAATTCTAAATATTAA
- the pxpB gene encoding 5-oxoprolinase subunit PxpB translates to MAFKLTYKPYGERAILVEWTQVIDGDILKDIINFKQKIKNSHIKSLVELKSAYNSLLIIYNKCVNDFEAETTIIDKIYSKEIDFYKTDSLLWRIPVCYHDEFGLDMELISKGKKLSKEDIIKLHTQAIYTVYFIGFLPGFLYLGGLDKTLHVSRKSTPRLQIEKGAVAIGGNQTGVYPNASPGGWNIIGNSPINFFDASKDQPCFAKSGDRIQFYPISLKEHHDIKTLVDAKVYQIESEVIDD, encoded by the coding sequence GTGGCTTTTAAACTAACATACAAACCATATGGTGAACGTGCTATTTTGGTAGAGTGGACTCAGGTTATTGATGGTGATATTTTAAAAGATATCATTAATTTTAAACAAAAAATCAAAAACAGTCATATTAAATCTTTAGTTGAATTAAAATCAGCATATAACTCATTATTAATTATATACAATAAGTGTGTAAATGATTTTGAAGCTGAAACAACTATTATAGATAAAATCTATAGCAAAGAAATTGATTTTTATAAAACAGATTCGCTTTTATGGAGAATTCCAGTATGTTATCATGATGAATTTGGACTTGATATGGAGTTAATTTCAAAAGGAAAAAAACTATCAAAAGAAGACATAATTAAGCTGCATACTCAAGCCATTTATACGGTTTATTTTATTGGTTTCTTACCTGGGTTTTTATACTTAGGAGGTTTAGATAAAACACTTCATGTTTCAAGAAAATCTACACCAAGATTACAAATAGAAAAAGGAGCTGTTGCAATTGGTGGAAACCAAACTGGTGTGTATCCAAATGCGAGTCCAGGAGGTTGGAATATTATAGGAAATTCACCTATTAATTTTTTTGATGCATCAAAAGATCAACCCTGTTTTGCAAAGTCTGGAGACCGTATTCAATTTTACCCAATTAGCTTAAAAGAACATCACGATATTAAAACCTTGGTTGATGCCAAAGTTTATCAAATAGAAAGCGAGGTGATAGATGATTAA
- the pxpA gene encoding 5-oxoprolinase subunit PxpA codes for MENQIVDINVDVGEGIGNEPQIMPYIASCNIACGGHAGDVETMTSVVKLAKKHRVKIGAHPSFPDKKNFGRQAMDMSCVALFTSVKQQINSLVSILNEQHAIFHHVKPHGALYNLAATDERIAKVLVEVMKSIVLPIKLYVPYKSVIADLAQQNGINITYEAFADRNYNDNLTLVSRQEKDALIDDENELFEHVFRMISKGKVKTIQGHEIGIKANTFCIHGDHPKAVILIKNLKEKLELHGIKIR; via the coding sequence GTGGAAAATCAAATTGTAGATATTAATGTAGATGTAGGTGAGGGGATTGGTAACGAACCCCAGATAATGCCTTATATTGCTTCATGTAATATTGCTTGTGGAGGTCATGCAGGTGATGTTGAAACAATGACTTCTGTAGTTAAACTTGCTAAGAAACATCGCGTAAAAATTGGTGCGCATCCATCGTTTCCAGATAAAAAAAATTTTGGCAGACAAGCTATGGATATGTCTTGTGTGGCTTTATTCACATCAGTAAAACAACAAATAAATAGCCTTGTTAGTATTCTAAACGAACAACATGCTATATTTCACCATGTAAAACCTCACGGTGCACTTTATAATTTAGCAGCCACAGATGAACGTATTGCAAAAGTACTAGTTGAGGTTATGAAAAGCATAGTTTTGCCAATAAAATTGTATGTGCCTTATAAATCGGTTATTGCAGATTTGGCTCAACAAAATGGAATTAATATTACATATGAAGCTTTTGCAGATAGAAATTATAATGACAATTTAACTCTAGTTTCAAGGCAAGAAAAAGACGCATTAATTGATGATGAAAATGAATTATTTGAACATGTTTTTAGAATGATTTCTAAAGGAAAAGTAAAGACTATTCAAGGTCATGAAATAGGTATTAAAGCTAATACATTTTGCATTCATGGAGACCACCCAAAAGCAGTAATTTTGATTAAAAATTTAAAAGAAAAATTAGAATTACATGGTATTAAAATTCGATAA